The Sulfitobacter sp. SK011 genome has a window encoding:
- a CDS encoding GlxA family transcriptional regulator, with translation MPTWKKSSDKPLRVGVVLFDGFSNHCVANAIEPLRAANMLGHKRHYEWQYLTMNGDIAESSSGLKIVPHGRLEDAKGDLLMITPSYGYQDFGGPGVQRGLRAAARRFSDLAGLDTGSWLMAKAGLLAGRRATIHWEVLTAFSEAFPDVNVVRERFVVDGNRITCSGAMAAFDLILHLIAQDHGKALALDVEQLFMAREPQTQHLTGAARGRLAKGAVTHMQAHLEKPLTVGQIAMRCGCSQKKLEQVMQRDLGASPQQVYLRLRLNLVRRLAEETNLQLSEVALRAGYRNPSAMTRAFKAEFGVTPSNARHRAT, from the coding sequence ATGCCAACTTGGAAAAAATCATCTGATAAACCGCTGCGGGTCGGTGTGGTTCTGTTCGATGGGTTCTCGAACCACTGCGTTGCCAATGCGATTGAACCGCTAAGGGCGGCCAACATGCTGGGACATAAACGGCATTACGAATGGCAGTACCTGACAATGAATGGTGACATCGCAGAAAGCTCAAGTGGGCTGAAAATTGTCCCGCACGGACGATTGGAGGACGCAAAAGGTGATCTTTTGATGATCACGCCGTCTTATGGATATCAGGACTTTGGCGGCCCGGGTGTCCAGCGCGGTCTGCGCGCCGCTGCGCGTCGGTTTTCGGATCTGGCGGGGTTGGATACGGGCAGTTGGCTTATGGCCAAAGCCGGGCTGCTGGCGGGGCGCAGGGCCACGATCCATTGGGAGGTTCTGACCGCATTTTCGGAGGCATTTCCGGATGTGAACGTGGTGCGCGAAAGATTTGTCGTCGATGGGAACCGGATCACCTGTTCCGGTGCAATGGCTGCTTTTGATCTTATCCTGCATCTGATTGCACAAGATCACGGCAAAGCGCTAGCGCTGGATGTTGAGCAGTTGTTCATGGCCCGTGAACCCCAAACCCAACATCTGACGGGCGCTGCCAGAGGGCGGTTGGCCAAAGGGGCAGTGACCCATATGCAGGCCCATCTGGAAAAACCCCTGACCGTTGGTCAGATTGCGATGCGATGCGGATGCAGCCAGAAAAAGCTGGAGCAGGTGATGCAACGCGATCTTGGCGCATCGCCCCAGCAGGTTTACCTGCGGCTTCGGCTTAATCTGGTGCGCAGGCTGGCGGAAGAGACGAATTTGCAATTGTCCGAGGTGGCGCTGCGTGCCGGGTATCGTAACCCAAGCGCAATGACGCGGGCGTTCAAGGCGGAATTTGGCGTGACCCCCAGTAATGCCCGCCACCGCGCAACATGA
- a CDS encoding acyl-CoA dehydrogenase family protein: MHFGLSDEQEMIVSTVRSFVEKEIYPHEAEVERTGQVPPAVAKAIKQKTIDLGFYACNFPEEVGGAGLNHLEFALVERELGRGSMALNHFFGRPQNILMACNDEQRERYLLPAVRGERMDALAMTEPGAGSDVRGMKCTARRDGGDWVLNGTKHFISGADHADFLIVFVATGEDDTPHGPKKRITTFLVDRGTPGFTIRDGYKSVSHRGYKNMILEFDDCRLPDAQVLGDVDGGFAVMNEWLYATRITVATMSVGRARRCFDMALGYAAERQQFGQPIGKFQGVSFQIADMITEIDAADWLTLSAAWRLDQGLPANREIASAKLYASEMLARVTDATLQIYGGMGLMDDFPIERFWRDARVERIWDGTSEIQRHIISRDLLRPLGA; encoded by the coding sequence GTGCATTTTGGATTATCCGACGAACAAGAGATGATCGTTTCGACCGTTCGCAGCTTTGTCGAGAAAGAGATCTATCCACACGAAGCCGAAGTTGAGCGTACAGGTCAGGTGCCGCCGGCAGTGGCCAAGGCGATCAAGCAAAAGACCATTGATTTGGGTTTTTATGCCTGCAACTTTCCAGAAGAAGTTGGCGGCGCGGGCCTTAACCATCTTGAATTCGCGCTGGTCGAACGCGAGCTGGGCCGCGGTTCGATGGCGCTGAACCACTTCTTCGGGCGTCCGCAAAACATCTTGATGGCCTGCAATGACGAACAACGCGAACGCTATCTGTTGCCCGCTGTTCGGGGTGAACGCATGGATGCGCTGGCAATGACGGAACCAGGTGCCGGGTCGGATGTGCGTGGCATGAAATGCACGGCCCGACGCGATGGGGGTGATTGGGTCCTGAACGGGACGAAACACTTCATCTCGGGTGCTGATCACGCCGATTTCCTGATCGTTTTCGTGGCAACTGGCGAAGACGACACGCCACATGGCCCCAAAAAGCGCATCACGACTTTTCTTGTGGATCGCGGAACGCCGGGTTTCACCATTCGCGACGGCTATAAATCGGTCAGCCATCGTGGATACAAAAATATGATCCTCGAATTTGATGATTGTCGCCTGCCGGACGCACAGGTGCTTGGTGACGTTGATGGTGGCTTTGCGGTGATGAACGAATGGCTTTATGCGACCCGCATCACGGTCGCCACCATGTCCGTCGGACGTGCGCGGCGGTGCTTTGATATGGCACTTGGCTATGCCGCTGAACGACAGCAGTTCGGCCAACCCATTGGCAAGTTTCAGGGCGTCAGTTTTCAGATTGCCGACATGATCACCGAAATTGACGCCGCCGACTGGCTCACGCTTTCCGCCGCGTGGCGCTTGGATCAGGGGCTGCCAGCAAACCGTGAAATTGCCTCTGCCAAGCTTTATGCATCGGAAATGCTGGCGCGGGTCACGGACGCGACACTGCAGATTTATGGCGGAATGGGCCTGATGGATGATTTTCCGATTGAACGGTTCTGGCGGGATGCCCGCGTTGAACGTATCTGGGACGGCACGTCTGAAATTCAGCGCCACATCATTTCGCGGGATCTGTTGCGCCCGCTCGGCGCATGA
- a CDS encoding acetate--CoA ligase family protein, with amino-acid sequence MTRNLDRLLRPRTIAVIGGGAWCRQVIEQCQKMGFDGQVWPVHPSAQEILGFRAFPSVADLPSAPDASFVGVNRDTTIDIVRSLAAMNAGGAVCFASGFLEAVAEDSTGADLQAQLLCAAADMPILGPNCYGFINYLDGALLWPDQHGGQRVQSGVALVTQSSNIAINLTMQQRGLPLAYVVTAGNQAQSGISQISRALLDDPRVTALGLHIEGIGDLRAFEGLAAHARALGKPIVAIKVGRSAQARAATVSHTASLAGDDAGADALLARLGIARLADLPSFIETLKLLHITGPLTQSTVATISCSGGEASLAADTGDALGVTFPPLNSRQKLDLRAALGPRVALANPLDYHTYIWRDVPAMTRAFAAMADPALAITILIADFPRPDRCSPEDWDGVIEAAIGAARQTGAHYGVAATLPELMHEPVAETLIAAGIVPFCGLTEALTACAAAAIQAPSDTDPILLPRADATAVLIPEAIAKTRLAAHGLRIPRATRCASADAVAQAAEHIGFPIALKGEGIAHKTEAGAVRLNITSAQQAQNAAQGMAAPGFLVEEMITGAVAELLVGVVRDPAHGFVLTIAAGGTLTEIVQDSVSLLVPASTASVERALADLRIAPVLTGYRGATPANMDAILRAIQAVQDYTVSNADEVLEIEVNPLICTPNDAIAADALLRCTK; translated from the coding sequence ATGACACGAAACCTGGACCGTCTTCTGCGGCCCCGGACCATTGCCGTGATTGGGGGCGGCGCATGGTGTCGGCAGGTTATCGAGCAATGCCAAAAGATGGGCTTTGACGGTCAGGTTTGGCCCGTGCATCCTTCGGCGCAGGAAATCTTGGGCTTCCGCGCTTTTCCAAGCGTCGCAGACCTGCCCAGCGCCCCTGATGCCAGCTTTGTCGGCGTAAACCGCGATACAACGATCGACATCGTGCGCAGTCTGGCCGCGATGAACGCGGGGGGTGCTGTCTGTTTTGCCTCCGGTTTTCTGGAAGCCGTGGCCGAAGACAGCACAGGCGCAGACCTTCAGGCACAACTGCTTTGTGCGGCAGCCGACATGCCCATCCTTGGGCCCAACTGCTATGGCTTCATCAATTACCTTGATGGTGCGTTGCTCTGGCCTGACCAACATGGCGGACAACGCGTGCAAAGCGGTGTCGCGCTGGTGACGCAAAGCTCGAACATCGCGATAAACCTGACCATGCAGCAACGTGGATTGCCATTGGCCTATGTCGTCACCGCAGGCAATCAGGCGCAATCGGGCATATCTCAGATCAGCCGCGCGTTGCTGGACGATCCACGCGTAACAGCGCTTGGCCTGCATATCGAAGGCATTGGTGATCTGCGCGCCTTTGAGGGGTTGGCGGCCCATGCGCGCGCTTTGGGTAAACCGATTGTGGCGATCAAGGTGGGTCGCTCTGCTCAGGCCCGCGCCGCGACCGTGTCACATACTGCATCCCTTGCTGGTGATGACGCAGGCGCGGATGCCCTGCTGGCGCGTCTCGGCATTGCTCGCCTCGCCGACCTTCCTTCGTTTATCGAAACGCTCAAGCTGCTGCACATCACTGGACCCCTTACGCAGAGTACCGTCGCGACAATCAGTTGTTCGGGGGGCGAGGCGAGCCTTGCCGCCGATACCGGAGATGCCCTTGGCGTGACGTTTCCACCGCTTAATAGCCGACAAAAACTTGACCTGCGGGCCGCTCTTGGGCCACGCGTCGCGCTGGCAAATCCGCTTGATTATCACACCTACATCTGGCGCGATGTGCCCGCGATGACGCGTGCCTTTGCAGCCATGGCGGACCCCGCGCTTGCTATCACGATCCTGATTGCAGATTTCCCGCGGCCAGACAGATGTTCTCCCGAGGATTGGGACGGTGTGATTGAAGCCGCCATTGGGGCCGCCCGACAGACCGGCGCGCACTACGGCGTGGCCGCTACATTGCCTGAACTGATGCATGAACCGGTCGCCGAGACACTGATCGCGGCTGGGATCGTGCCCTTTTGTGGTCTGACCGAGGCCCTGACCGCCTGTGCCGCCGCAGCGATACAGGCACCCTCTGACACCGATCCAATTTTGTTACCCCGCGCAGATGCCACCGCCGTCCTCATCCCTGAGGCAATTGCAAAAACGCGACTTGCGGCACACGGTTTGCGCATTCCGCGTGCCACGCGATGCGCGTCAGCCGATGCCGTTGCACAGGCCGCCGAACACATTGGTTTTCCAATTGCCCTCAAGGGCGAAGGCATTGCCCACAAGACCGAGGCCGGTGCGGTGCGTCTGAACATCACTTCAGCGCAACAGGCCCAGAACGCTGCCCAAGGCATGGCTGCCCCCGGCTTTTTGGTCGAGGAAATGATCACGGGCGCAGTGGCAGAGTTGCTTGTCGGTGTTGTTCGTGATCCTGCGCATGGGTTCGTGTTGACCATTGCGGCAGGCGGCACGCTAACCGAAATTGTGCAAGACTCAGTCTCTTTGTTGGTTCCCGCATCAACCGCGTCGGTTGAACGCGCGTTGGCTGACCTCAGGATCGCCCCCGTCCTCACAGGATATCGCGGCGCGACACCTGCCAATATGGACGCGATCCTGCGTGCCATTCAGGCGGTCCAGGACTATACCGTGAGTAATGCAGATGAAGTGCTTGAGATTGAGGTCAATCCGTTGATCTGTACGCCAAACGACGCAATTGCCGCTGACGCGCTGCTGCGCTGCACGAAATGA